The segment acaaaatatatttttactaatatgtgaaatattttaaatatacatctttttgagaTAGAGAAAGTATTCAATAACATTGTAAGGATGGTTGATGTGATAATTAGGTGGGATCTCAATTGCATTTTTCTTGATAGACTTGTTGTGTTTTGCGTCTTGGTTCAATGACATTGAAAACTTTGCTTTCTACATATGAGGGTCAGAGTTTTTACAAATGAAAAACTAAGATTGAATTGCGTTAGCTTCTATCCAACTGAGTGGAGCGACGTACGCCATAAATGCTAAGTTCAATTCAAGACTCTAATTAAAAGTCACATATATATACTTGTTACGTGAGTATCTCAAACTCTAATAGATTGAGTGACTATGGTTCTTCTCTTCCTTTAACTCGTCACGAAACTGTTTAACATTTGATTATTCGACTCTTACGGTATCTCAAGTTGATAGCTTCTCGTCTTGTAGTCAATAAATTCAAACAACCATAATAATAGCAACTTGATGCCTTTGGCTAACAATCTATTATGGAGCAATGTTTTTTCTTACTAAATTATGGAGCAatgttattcaaatatatagATGAGCTTAGTAAtgttagccaaaaaaaaaaatgttagccAAAACAAACCAAAGCCGTAGGCCAGAAAATAACCGAAAAATGTGTCAGACTGTATGCTTGTTACTGGTTGATACAAACAATGAACATGAACCTAGACTCAATATTAGGTAGATACGTCTACATCACAACATAGcatattatttctatttatttgtttctttattaatCTTGGTGCATGGTTAACCAATACTATCTAGTTTATATCAATAGACAAGGAGAGAGAACGTTCTTGATCTCCACAAACATTCCCTTCTCTTTTTCCTCCCGCACGAAATTTTTGTCTCTAGTTCTGGTTCTTAGGGTTTTGAGTGAAGAAAATGGAGGGAGATAATAATATGGAGAAAGGATTATTGTTGGTAAAGAGGGAAGAAACTACAAGTACAACTCCGCTTCTTGTCTTCTCCACCTTCACTATTGTCTGCGCCTCCTTCACCTTTGGCGTTGCGGTATGTTCCcatatttctctctctctctctctatatatataaatatatatatatacacacatatatctATATAAGTCTTACTAGAACCAAAGCTTTAGCGGCATGGTAAAACGTATGTTAAAAAGAACGAAAACCGAAATTTCCTCAAACTTCGGTTAGAGAAATCCGAGTTTCAGTTAGAGCCATGACCTCTGTTACCTGTATCTATATCGGCAGTGTAGAGATAGGCAACAATATCATAGCTTGGATTAGTAGTATTTTAGTGAACTCATATAGtaagaaatgagaaaaaaaaagaaaagaaatgagtttttgaaaaaaaaaaaaaaaatgagaacaaaattattaaaatgacaaaatagataaaatgacaaaaagaaagatcactttatttttgttatcaacAAATATATGGTTTAGAATTCAAATCATATAGAAATTATATAGATGTatcattcaaaaaaatattaacactTTTTGCTAAGTAACAGAAAAATATCTTATGTGTGTGTTGTGGTTGTCTTGTTATCTTCTACTGTTACCTTTTGTTGCCAATCTTTGAAATTGGAGGCACTTTTGTTACAATGGCAAAATAAACCAGTCAAAACCTTATTAGCTATATGTGGCCggtttcattttattaaataacttaaGCTGTTGTATTTACGGTcacaacatatattttatatgtacattAAATACTaactttttgttaaaattattatttgtgaCAGGTTCAGAGTTTGTTGGATCgatttataatttctttatttttgataaaatatatatattatatacaattatttCACCTTTTTGAAGTACCCAACTGTTGACTTttctttacaaaatttataaattaatcacTGTGGTGGTCTGGAGTCAcgcttgtttttattttattacattcATATAATCGTTTCTCTTCTATCATTTTGTGGTACACAGTTGGGTTATACCGCCGACACGATGTCCTCCATTATGACAGACTTGGATCTTTCTCTCGCACAAGTACAAGTCTTATTATATCTAGTAAAACAAttaaaggaaaaggaaaaggaaaaataagaaaataacatgTACATAGATTGTGATAAACTTACTTACTAGGtcattaaaaatgtaaaaacaatcaataaaaacatttagtaATATTACTATATGCTGAAAACTACAGTTTTCACTGTTTGGTTCACTCATGACGTTTGGAGGAATGATCGGTGCCATATTCAGCGCCAAAGCTGCATCTGCCCTCGGCAATAAAATGGTTATCTATTATCCTGAAAATCATTTTTGCATTTCTTAATGATTTATTATATATGGCCTCTAACGATTATAACATAATTACTAAACCCGTCAtggtttttcttttctcaattTTTCTTAGACGTTGTGGCTTGCTGATTTATTCTGCATAACTGGTTGGCTTGCAATTGCACTAGCCAAGGTCTTCTCATAACCCATCTAATATTCTTATGTACTTACTTTTGCAAgcttaataaaattatatatttatcaatgcTTTACTTGTTTGGCTACAGAGTATTGTTTGGCTCGATTTGGGAAGATTGTTTGTGGGGATTGGAGTTGGTCTCATTAGCTACGTGGTAAAAATAAATTCTCTAGATGATGAAAATAATCTCTAACCCTCACcatcaaataaatttaacttcatgaattttttttaggTTCCTGTATATGTTGCAGAGATAACACCCAAGCATATTAGAGGTGCTTTTACATTTAGCAACCAGGTGAGTTATTAGCTCGATTGTTtagatataattattttatatataccaaTTCAAAGCTCGATGGTTtagatataattattttatatatgtctAAGTTATAATTTAAGTATCAATACTTTTCAGTTGTTGCAAAACTGTGGGGTAGCAATCGCATATTACTTCGGAAATTTCTTGTCATGGAGAAGTCTAGCCTTAATCGGTGATTTATCCGCATCTTTATTCATTCTCCATCGAGTTTAATTTTTCCatattaattatctttttttttttgttaaaggatttatattaattatcttATTACAAATATACTTATCTAACTAAAGTTTATTTCCAACTAGGTATCATTCCATGTGGGATACAAGTTATTGGTTTGTTCTTCATACCTGAGTCTCCGAGATGGCTGGTTAGTCATATAACTTGAGCATATGCTACTTGAGCACagaatattaatgaaaaatatttttataggcGAAAAAAGGTCGCGATGAAGAGGTTCAAGTTGTTCTTCAAAAATTACGGGGTAAAGGAaatgatattttgtttgaagCTCGCGCAATCAAGGTATCcaatcatataaattattacagaaaaaatatgtttcacATATTCTTAGATTCACTTTATAGATTATTCATCCACACCGAAGTTTTTAGTTTTGACTTTTACGTAAATGTTCTTACATTTTCAGAACTTTTGTAGATTTCGGTAGAAGCTTCAAAGCAAAATTCAAATACCAGCATGCGTAGTCTTTTCCGAAAGAGATATGCTCATCAACTTACAGTacgaaaatttgtttttattcattcaaaaatatatttcaaagatTGGATATAACGTCCgcaaaattgtttaaaaaaaacgtccgtgaaacatttttaaaatttgtttggatTCGTTTAATTATGTTCAGATCGGCATAGGTTTGATGCTTCTGCAACAGTTATGTGGAATATCAGGAATAGGCTCTTATGGAAGCACTCTTTTTAAACTTGGCGGTAAAACTATATCTATTATGTTCTTAGATTTTACATCAtattttcactaataatttagtTAGATATAAATTCAAACTTTTATTTTCCAGGATTTCCTGCTCGGATTGGAATGACAGTGTTGTCTCTTATCGTCGTACGTATAATAAATCTTAATTCGGGTTTTATATCCTCACATTGTAACCCTAATATCTTATTAACGgatcatgcatatatataggTACCAAAATCTTTAATGGGTTTAATCCTCGTGGATCGCTGGGGAAGACGACCACTTCTTATGGTATATaaactttttgaatttttgtttgtttgatcatATAAACTTTGTGGTTTATAAACTTACCCAGCGTTGTGGTGCTTAATTATAGTTTATCTTAAGCTCAACCGATCGCATAGCTGCATAAACGGCTAAGCAGTTGAATTTAGcagttttaattaaacatagaTCTAATGAATTGGATTTGCAGACTTCAGCATTTGGATTATGCTTAAGCTGTATCATATTGGCGGTAGCTTTTGGAGTTAAAGATGTTCCGGAGATCCAATACATTGCTCCAGTTTTCACTTTCATCGGAATATTGGTAAGTTCTTCACAGTTTGTTTTTTGGTCTGATTAATAATTGGTTTATTCTATCAAGCTATATAgtttatcaaaagaaaacttAAGTCATCTAATTGGTCTATCTAATTATACTCACACAAATGGTATTCTATGATTTGTTAAT is part of the Raphanus sativus cultivar WK10039 chromosome 5, ASM80110v3, whole genome shotgun sequence genome and harbors:
- the LOC108859328 gene encoding LOW QUALITY PROTEIN: sugar transporter ERD6-like 12 (The sequence of the model RefSeq protein was modified relative to this genomic sequence to represent the inferred CDS: deleted 2 bases in 1 codon); its protein translation is MEGDNNMEKGLLLVKREETTSTTPLLVFSTFTIVCASFTFGVALGYTADTMSSIMTDLDLSLAQFSLFGSLMTFGGMIGAIFSAKAASALGNKMTLWLADLFCITGWLAIALAKSIVWLDLGRLFVGIGVGLISYVVPVYVAEITPKHIRGAFTFSNQLLQNCGVAIAYYFGNFLSWRSLALIGIIPCGIQVIGLFFIPESPRWLAKKGRDEEVQVVLQKLRGKGNDILFEARAIKISVEASKQNSNTSMRSLFRKRYAHQLTIGIGLMLLQQLCGISGIGSYGSTLFKLGGFPARIGMTVLSLIVVPKSLMGLILVDRWGRRPLLMTSAFGLCLSCIILAVAFGVKDVPEIQYIAPVFTFIGILSFTMMFALGMGALPWIIMSEIFPMDIKVLAGSLVTIANWFTGWIANYCFNFMLVWSPTGTFIISAIVCGLTIVFTWCLVPETQGLTLEEIQLSFAST